Genomic segment of Microbacterium sp. BH-3-3-3:
CATCCTCGAGCGGGTGGCATCCGTCTCGTGCGCGCTCTACGGATCGCTCGGTGCGACCGGCATCGGCCATGGCACCCCCGACGCCGTCGTGGCGGGCCTGCAGGGCCTCGAGCCCGAGACCGTGGATCCGGATGCCGTCCGCCGCGCGTGGTCGGACTGGCCCGACGGGCGTTCCCTCCGCCTCGCCGGCGAGCATGAGATCCCGTTCGCGAAGAGCGATGTCGCCCTCGTGCCCCGGACGCGCCTTCCCGGGCATCCCAACGCCCTCACCCTCGTCGCGCGCGACGCCGACGGGGTCGTCCTCGTCGAGGAGACGTTCTACTCGATCGGCGGGGGCTTCATCCGCCGCGAGGGCGAACCGTCGGCTGTCGCGGCCGCGCCCATGCCGCTCGCCTTCGACGACGCGGCCACCCTGATCGAGCTGTGCGACGAGCGCGGCATCACCATCGCCGAAGCCGCGCGCCTCAACGAAGCGGCCCTGCGCTCCGACGACGAGATCGCCGCGGGCCTCGACCGCATCTGGGACGCCATGGCCACCTGCGTCGACGCCGGCCTGCGCAACGACGGGGTGCTCCCCGGCATCCTGAAGGTCAAGCGCCGAGCCGCCGTCATCCGAGGACAGCTGGATGCCATCGAGGCCGAGGGTCATCGAGAGTTGCCGGGGGAGTGGCTCGGGGCGTTCGCGCTTGCCGTGAACGAAGAGAACGCGGCCGGTGGTCGAGTCGTGACGGCGCCCACGAACGGCGCGGCTGGAATCCTTCCGGCGGTGGCGATGTACTGGTGGCGTTTCCTCGCCGACTCGGGACTGGGGGCGGGCAACGCCGTGACCCCCTACGGCGAGCTGGTGGGCAGCGCTCTTCTCGGGTACGACGGCCACGCTGTCACCCGCGGCGAGGTCGCCGCGTGGGACGACGGTGACGTGGCCGAGGCGAACCGTCGCCGTGGCATTCGACGCTTCCTGCTCACCGCGACGGCGCTCGGCTCGCTCTTCAAAGCCAACGCGTCGATCTCGGGCGCCGAGGGCGGGTGCCAGGCCGAAGTCGGCTCCGCGTGCGCGATGGCCGCGGGTGGTCTCACCGCCGTCATGGGTGGGACGAACCGGCAGATCGAGAACGCGGCCGAGATCGCGATGGAGCACCATCTGGGCCTGACGTGCGATCCGGTGGGTGGGCTCGTGCAGATCCCCTGCATCGAGCGCAACGCCATCGCCGCGTCGACGGCGGTCACCGCGGCGCGGCTCGCGCTGCGCGGCGACGGCTCGCACTACGTCTCGCTCGACGCGGTGGTCGAGACCATGCGCCAGACCGGCATCGACATGTCGACGAAGTACAAAGAGACCAGCGAGGGCGGCCTGGCGGTCAACGTCATCGAGTGCTGACGCACGCGGCTCGGCTGGTCGCCGCGCGCCCGCGGACCGGCCAGGAGGCCGTCGTCAGGCGGGGGCGCGCAGTTTCGCGGTGAGCGCCTGCAGCTGGGCGAGCTCGTCGTTGTCGAGGCGCGCCATGCGCGCGGCGATCGAGCGGCCGTGGGCGGCGGCGATGCCCCGGAACGTGACGGCGCCGGCTTCGGTGGCGGTCACGAGCGAGCCTCGACCGTCTTCGGGGTCGGCGCACTTGGTGAGCAGG
This window contains:
- a CDS encoding L-serine ammonia-lyase, iron-sulfur-dependent, subunit alpha, whose translation is MSAYVSAFELFSIGIGPSSSHTVGPMRAAVDFAARLRAHGILERVASVSCALYGSLGATGIGHGTPDAVVAGLQGLEPETVDPDAVRRAWSDWPDGRSLRLAGEHEIPFAKSDVALVPRTRLPGHPNALTLVARDADGVVLVEETFYSIGGGFIRREGEPSAVAAAPMPLAFDDAATLIELCDERGITIAEAARLNEAALRSDDEIAAGLDRIWDAMATCVDAGLRNDGVLPGILKVKRRAAVIRGQLDAIEAEGHRELPGEWLGAFALAVNEENAAGGRVVTAPTNGAAGILPAVAMYWWRFLADSGLGAGNAVTPYGELVGSALLGYDGHAVTRGEVAAWDDGDVAEANRRRGIRRFLLTATALGSLFKANASISGAEGGCQAEVGSACAMAAGGLTAVMGGTNRQIENAAEIAMEHHLGLTCDPVGGLVQIPCIERNAIAASTAVTAARLALRGDGSHYVSLDAVVETMRQTGIDMSTKYKETSEGGLAVNVIEC